The following are encoded together in the Thermodesulfobacteriota bacterium genome:
- a CDS encoding glutamine--tRNA ligase/YqeY domain fusion protein, with product MSQSTAPVPTDFIREIIDEHNRTGRFGGRVATRFPPEPNGYLHIGHAKSICLNFGIAAQYGGTCNLRMDDTDPSGESQEYVDAIIRDVRWLGFDWEDRLFYASDYYEQLYQYAVQLIKEGKAYVCSLSPEEIRQQRGTLTEPGKESPYRNRTVEENLDLFARMRAGEFEDGTHVLRAKIDMASPNITMRDPVLYRIKRTPHYRTGTKWCIYPMYDFAHCLSDSIEGITHSICTLEFENNRALYDWILDQLKVECHPQQIEFARLNLSYTVLSKRRLIELVERGLVNGWDDPRMPTLAGMRRRGYPPEAIRNFCSKIGVAKRENLVDLSLLEHCVREDLNERAQRAMAVLRPLRLVIDNYPEGKVEEIECPNHPQKPSFGTRKVPFSRVLYIEREDFHENPPKKYNRLAPGREVRLRYAYLVKCESLVKDERTGEIKEVHCTYDPQTLHGSPPEGRKVEGVIHWVSAAHSIPAEVRLYDRLFQVPDPMAGEEDFLSYLNPNSLEIVSSCRLEPSLASATVEDRFQFERLGYFCLDSKDATPQHLVFNRVVSLRDTWAKIASQEKG from the coding sequence ATGAGCCAATCGACCGCTCCCGTGCCGACCGATTTCATCAGGGAGATCATCGATGAACATAACCGGACAGGCAGGTTCGGAGGGCGGGTGGCCACGCGCTTCCCTCCGGAGCCGAACGGCTATCTCCATATCGGCCACGCCAAATCGATCTGTCTCAACTTCGGAATCGCCGCCCAGTACGGAGGGACCTGTAATCTCCGGATGGACGATACGGACCCGAGCGGGGAAAGCCAGGAATACGTCGATGCCATCATCCGAGACGTCCGATGGCTCGGCTTCGACTGGGAAGACCGCCTCTTTTACGCCTCGGATTATTACGAACAACTCTACCAATATGCCGTCCAATTGATCAAGGAGGGCAAGGCCTATGTCTGCAGCCTGAGCCCCGAGGAGATCCGCCAACAGAGGGGAACCCTGACCGAGCCGGGGAAAGAGAGCCCTTATCGCAACCGGACCGTCGAAGAGAATCTCGATCTCTTCGCACGAATGCGGGCCGGGGAATTTGAAGATGGCACCCATGTCCTTCGGGCCAAGATCGACATGGCCTCTCCCAACATCACGATGCGGGACCCGGTCCTCTACCGGATCAAGCGGACCCCCCATTACCGGACCGGAACGAAGTGGTGCATCTATCCCATGTACGACTTCGCCCACTGCCTCTCCGATTCCATCGAGGGGATCACCCATTCGATCTGCACCCTCGAGTTCGAAAACAACCGGGCCCTTTATGATTGGATCTTGGACCAACTGAAGGTCGAGTGTCACCCTCAACAGATCGAGTTTGCCAGACTCAACCTCAGCTATACCGTCCTCAGCAAACGGAGGTTGATCGAACTCGTCGAAAGGGGTCTGGTGAACGGATGGGACGATCCTCGAATGCCCACCCTGGCTGGAATGCGAAGGCGGGGCTATCCGCCCGAGGCCATCCGGAACTTCTGTTCGAAGATCGGCGTGGCGAAGCGGGAGAACCTCGTCGATCTCTCCCTCCTCGAACACTGCGTCCGAGAAGACCTGAACGAACGTGCCCAAAGGGCGATGGCCGTCCTGAGACCGCTCCGCCTGGTCATCGATAATTACCCGGAAGGAAAGGTTGAAGAGATCGAATGTCCTAATCACCCCCAGAAACCATCCTTCGGGACCCGAAAGGTCCCCTTCTCCAGGGTGTTATATATCGAACGAGAGGACTTCCATGAAAACCCTCCCAAGAAATATAATCGATTGGCTCCCGGCCGAGAGGTCCGTCTTCGGTATGCCTATCTCGTCAAATGTGAGAGCCTGGTGAAGGATGAACGAACGGGAGAGATCAAAGAGGTGCACTGCACCTACGATCCTCAAACCCTTCATGGGTCGCCACCGGAGGGTCGAAAGGTGGAGGGGGTGATTCACTGGGTCTCAGCAGCACATTCCATCCCTGCCGAGGTCCGGCTATACGATCGCCTCTTCCAGGTGCCAGACCCGATGGCCGGAGAGGAGGATTTTCTCTCCTATCTCAACCCAAATTCCCTCGAAATCGTCTCCTCCTGCCGTCTCGAGCCAAGCCTGGCCTCCGCCACGGTGGAGGACCGCTTTCAATTCGAGCGACTCGGCTACTTCTGCCTCGATTCGAAGGACGCCACCCCACAGCACCTCGTCTTCAACCGCGTGGTTTCCCTCCGCGACACCTGGGCAAAAATTGCGAGCCAGGAAAAAGGTTAG
- a CDS encoding HD domain-containing protein produces MDQVKEFIVKHFEKILVLIILAAAIVGTHLIEEKSIVLNFYYLPVLASGYFLGRRLGVLTAVFSILMIVISVILFPESFFERGEVLKGSLKLLSWGGFLILASVTVGTLYEENERRLKDLKNAYIGVLEVLSKYLESTDRYTKGHSVRVSELAMEIAIAMDLSRKDVENVRVAGLLHDIGKVEISGEILRKAAELTTEEKEIMGEHTVKGAYLLTSVGSVLKEVVPIVISHHKYFMDQNVQSNVDPKASDIPLGARIIAVADAFDAMTTDRPYRKGMPPWEAMEEIVKNAGRQFDPRVVDAFKQVIRGRMEKI; encoded by the coding sequence ATGGACCAGGTCAAAGAATTCATTGTCAAACATTTTGAGAAGATCCTCGTCCTCATCATCCTGGCGGCCGCCATCGTCGGGACCCACCTCATCGAGGAGAAATCGATCGTCCTCAATTTTTACTACCTCCCCGTCCTCGCCTCCGGTTATTTCTTGGGGAGGCGATTGGGGGTTCTGACCGCGGTCTTTTCGATCCTCATGATCGTCATCTCCGTCATCCTCTTCCCGGAGAGCTTCTTCGAAAGAGGGGAAGTCCTGAAGGGCTCCTTAAAACTTCTTTCATGGGGCGGGTTTCTCATCCTGGCCAGCGTCACCGTGGGGACCCTTTACGAGGAGAACGAACGACGGCTGAAGGATTTGAAGAATGCCTACATCGGAGTCCTGGAGGTCCTTTCGAAGTATCTCGAATCGACGGACCGCTATACGAAGGGCCACTCGGTGAGGGTCTCGGAATTGGCCATGGAGATCGCCATCGCCATGGATTTGTCCCGAAAGGACGTGGAGAATGTGCGGGTGGCGGGCTTGCTCCACGATATCGGCAAGGTGGAGATCAGCGGGGAGATCCTCCGGAAGGCGGCCGAGTTGACGACCGAGGAGAAGGAGATCATGGGCGAACATACGGTGAAAGGGGCCTACCTTCTGACCTCGGTGGGCTCGGTTCTCAAAGAAGTCGTTCCGATCGTCATCTCCCATCATAAATATTTTATGGATCAAAATGTCCAATCCAACGTGGACCCGAAAGCTTCCGACATCCCTCTCGGTGCCCGGATCATCGCGGTGGCCGATGCCTTCGATGCCATGACCACGGACCGACCCTACCGCAAAGGGATGCCGCCCTGGGAGGCGATGGAGGAGATCGTGAAGAATGCGGGCCGACAGTTCGACCCCAGAGTGGTCGATGCCTTCAAGCAGGTCATCCGGGGTAGAATGGAAAAGATCTGA